In the Drosophila willistoni isolate 14030-0811.24 chromosome 3R, UCI_dwil_1.1, whole genome shotgun sequence genome, GGAACTGCAGCGCCAACGTCACCTCAGCTGCATAGAAAGCGGCACGGGCCGCCTCAAACCGACGGGCCTTCTGAATTTGGAACATCAAATCGCCACCGTTAACATACTCCATGACAAAGAACAGGCGATCCGGTGTCTGAAAACAGGAATGTAGCGCAGTGAGGAAGGGATGATTGGCAGCTAGGGCCAGGATACGCTTCTCGGTCATAGTACAATCGACATCATCGTCCTGTATAATGGCATCTTTCTTGAGCACCTTGATGGCATAGATCTCATCAGTGCCCTTCTTTTCCGCGAGCATCACTTTGCCAAAGGAGCCCTTGCCAAGCACtttaatgaaattgaaatccaGCAGCGAGCATTTCCCCGGACGTGTATCCCCCGGCCCGCCGGCCCCGACGGCCAAACTCATGCAGCTGCTGCTATTATAGCCGCTGGTTAGCGTGGTTGTTGATGTGGCCAGGCTATCGCCCGATAGATTACTACTACGAAACGAGGCGCCTGGCACATTATCGCCATCGGCGCCCAATGATGCTCCATAGTTATCCTCGCCGCCCTGCTGATTTAAATACTTGGAACGGCGCGGCTGCTGGCCCTGCTTGTCCGGCGAGATGCCCAGCGAGCTGAGTATCTCGGCCATTTGCTTGGTATTGATGCCGCATGTATTGGCCACATTCTTCTGGCATCGCTTATGGACGTTCATGTAACAGGTCTCGCATTGCAGTCCCTGCTTGATCAGACCATAAAGCAGCGAGCCGCAATGGTCACAGAATGTAAATCGCTTATAGCTGTGAACCACAAAACGATGCGGCACATTCACATTAAACCGCTGTCCGGCCGGCACTTCCTCCACTTTGGGTTGCTTCTACATTGGTTGAAATTGATGTTAAGCAATGATTTTGATAGATCGATTCAACAACTTACCTCATCTCGCATCCCTGGACATTTGGACACCACAGACAGATGACATTTCTTGTGTACAACTAAGGTGCAGACTAGAAATgatcaacaacaaattaaacaaatttaattataagATTGTTTAAACTCGTTAACAAACGAATCAAAGTATCgcaaataaattgatttcGATATTGAAGACAAactacataaatatgtatgtatttatgtacatgTTGTGGGTGCTCTGTCTCTTAATTATTGTGTTTCATTTTCGTTTAACATTCAGGGTTAGACACTCATATTTGATATAATTTAAACATAAACTCAATTCTTTTTGGGTTAATGCAATGTCGCCTTCAATTTCGTTTCATTCTCCCCTAGAGCAGAGAGAACATTGCAAATCAAAGATAGAAAACATTGTATTCTTTCTTATAGTTCaataatcaaaataattaGTATAACCATTTAAggaacacatacacacatattcaagatttgattttgatttggtgcaaaaaaaagagaaatatacACGGTGAAATTTAGTAGTAGataaaaaaatgtgtttttttttttattcttatttggtttttaatcACAAAACACATGTAACGTGCAagtttttgtatgtgtgtgtgtctgtgagtgtgtctgtgtgctTGTAGTTGTTGTTCTTATTGTTTTCAATGTACGagtattataataaaattgtcTAGTACACAACATATATCCAGACTAACTAGAATATTGATTCAGATGAGAGCGATTTCATATCACTATTCCAATAATGATATgattttaaatgatttaaatgtAATTGATGATTGATGCAGAAATTAGTATTACAATTTAACAAATCAATTGCACTTatctttgtattttttctaaatttttctACATTATTACTACTCTTGAACATTATTTAATACTACTTTTTATGAATTCGTCGTTTCGTCCCTTACCCTTtggtaatatatattttatcgGATTTTATCTGTGAttagttttgatttttttcagGTTGAGATTTTCTGGCAAACCTCCTGCCCCACCCCAAAGTAATTAATGAATGTACCCATATCAAATAGTcttaacaataaaacaataatagcTAAATTATAGTAGAGTTCGGTTAAACCAAGGCTCAAGGGGTCGACCATTTATAAGTCGTTCTATCCGGAAGACGCTTTAACCACAAGGAGCAAAAGAATTGTTATTCTTTATtactttttgtatttataactttcatttcttttataaCATTCTGATCTTCGACGTTGTCGTCGCTGTCCTGCCATCTCATATATTTTGAACAATCATGTTCTCCCCACAAATTTCGACATAAGAAAATATTCTATCCAGTTCTTTTTTTGAAATAGGTAGCTAATTTTTAAGTGCTCTTATCCAAACAAATAGAGAAATGTAATTTTCGTTTCCAATATCACTTGAGAATGATCTGTTGATACTGTTAAATAATACGTTTCTCAATTTTTTAGGCattattttggtttattttcttCCGTCGCAGTATCCGATTGAATTGTAAAAAATTTTGTCGCTATAAACGGAGACATACTAAGGAGAAGCTTAGTTAGTAATTCTCTTTCCTATAACCGAACGGGCACTATAAGCGGAGTCGCTATAATCGTATATTTAAAACGTTCAAATTAgtattgaaagtttttaatcCGGCCTCAATGTTGATGTTTAAGTTTTAACTTCTTTACAACtaaaaaaatgggaaaaactCTTGTCTTCGATTGATGTTGATTCGGAACGATTTTTAAGCATCTATTTTCAAAAGATTCAAAAAAGGGCGCAGTGAAAAAATTTCCCTTTTTATAAGAGTTAAAACTGTCCAACCAAAGCCATATTAACCCATCAATATGTAAGCCTTAAATATGGAACAATCTTGAAACTATCTGCTAAAACTCGAATACATCAGATGCAAACTAAAAAATTGACTTTGTTCTGTTTCAAATAGtaaaccaaaatcaaaaaaaactCTTAATGAAACAAACTAAGCAATAAATCTATTTAATTGCCCAAGTACCTGGAACTTTTATTGGATTGGTAAAACTCCCCTATATAGATTAGTATGTGGTCAACTTTAATTAGTGATGATTTAAGTGCAAGGACAacataaagagagagagagatatgtATGAATGGATGAATTTAAAGAAAGAATGAGCATTGCGTTGCGATGCGATTAGAATTTGCGTTGACGACAAGAAGCACGCTAATTGAAAAATGAATCGGGAAataatcatatatatatatatttgtatattaataTCATTCCGAATAGAATGCAAATGCAGCtagacaacaaaacaaacaaatggcaGAGATGTatgttgttcttcttcttaaGTTTATCTCCCACGAATCGAGAGATATAGAGACTTAATTAGAACCAAACAGCAAACGGCAAACAAACGAACGTACAAAACAACAAACCAAACGAGCAAAGTTTCATggtttcttttggttttacaatttttttgtttttatatgcAAAATGATGTTTCTGTTTCTGGGGGATCTAGtccatccttttttttttgtttttttttttttttggtaaagtTGTAAGCAAAACACATACCTTGACATTGATAGCCTTGTTTACCAATTCCCCTGCAAAAAGGCAAGAAATTCCATGGctatttgtatgtatacattgatataatttttctttttttttttttttgatgaaaagtgtgtgtgcgtgtgtgtgtgtgtgtaagttaAATATGAATCAATGCATGATGAACCCGCAGAGCGATgcccaaaaaaaggaaacccaTTAAATATAGATGaatgtaacaaaaaaaataaataaataccgAAGCAATACCCATTGAAATCAATCATGATATCCCAATGATAGAATGATATGTGAAGAAAATTGCATATAAATCGATAGAAAATCTTATGAATGATCAGTTGCTAGATAACTTTGGCTTTGCCAAAGAATTAATGTCCTTGCAAATGGACGTTTGGTTTTTCATTACTTTACTTTAACAAAAGAGTAgaatttgatttcttttttttgttttttaaactctccttttgtaattaaatcgATGTGCACGCTACATTTGCAAggatataaataaacaaagaaccataaagaatatatagagATAATGAAAGCCCTTTGCTAATAGATGATTTGGGTGGAGAATGGATGTTACAATTATGAGGttacataaaacataaaaagttatgcaaaataaatagattgatcaaattatataaagagagaaatttcttaaaatcAAGATAGATCGATGTGTGAGAGAAAAGACAATTCCCcgaaataaataaagtaaattaaaagtaaaataaagtattaatcactgcataaaaaatacaacttaattaaaaaaaataataataatgtaattTGGTAGATAAAAGTTTGGGTAGATACTGTAGATGTTCCAGAATAATAATGTGTGCGCTGTCAATATAtctagatatgtatgtatatacatgatTCCTTATATCGCTTACCAAATAAATTCACGGCAATGCGAACAAAAGGTGGGCTGACGTAAAAATGTTGCCATAAACTTGTGTCCATTGACCTTAGAAGAGAACAAAATGATTAGATTGAGTTAAGaagatttcaaatttatatatgatatatcCACCTGATGAACACGCCGACGCATGGCACCGCGACGACGATTGAATCCAGCGCGTTCTTTGAACTCCTTATTGACGGCCACAGTGTGTTCCACTTCTGCTTCGGCTTTGGCTTGAtctaatcaaaaaaaaaagtaggcAATTATAATATCTAGAAACTATTattattgaaaacattgaaacTGACCATTTCGGTTTTTTAGCTCGATAATCACATGAATTTGGCCCTGCGGCTCCAAATTGACCCATAGATCCAGTACGCTTGCCTCATTCTGCATTAGATCCTCGAAGGGTATCACACAATTGGATACAAAGTCATCCGGGGGCAGGGCCGCATCGTGAAACACAGTCAAATTGATGTTATGTGCATTGGTCACATCGTGGACAAACTGCTCATTCCATACCGGATCGAATGTCTTTGCCCGTGTAGTAGAGCGATCTGATTGCCAAAATATAAGTAAATTTTAGTAACCtatttgaattgcgacaatctTAACGTAAACAACTTACCAAAATGACTCTCATCCACATCAATGGACACATACGGATCGATCAATTGCTCATCGGCCAATTTACCAAATGTTAAGTTGTGACGCTTCTGGAAATCTGTAGGACGCAGGCCAGTTGCCTCGCATACCTTAATTTGCAGTTTGCCCGTAAACATGTTGCCTTAGTTCCCACCCCCCTGAAGCAGAAGAATTTCACTTGCTCcggttgtatgtgtgtatctgAATGTATTTCGGTGTGTGTTTAAGTGTGTGAGTTCTTGTGAGTGtatgtgagtgagtgtgtgtctgtctgtgtgtgtgtgtgtgtgtgtgtatgtgtgggtgtaAGTAAGATCGAAAGTGAAAGCAGCGGGCTGCACCTTGCGAGTCAGCAGCTGCGGTGATTATTAAATATTCACCACTATGTGGCCGGGCCTGTTGCAGCTGTTCTGAAATtgcaaaaaggaaacaaaacaaaaagaaaaaactattAATTTTAGTGCCGAATTTTAAAGCCCCATAActtaaaaaatgttcaacTATAGTTTGCGGCAAAGATTCAATTGTAAAGTTGTCATCTAAAATTAGCGTTAATGGGTTTTCTATAAATTGTTTATGAATAAtcattaaaaatgtatttatacatattaatatatgtatgttactCAACGTCCTAGTCATAACCAAAGAATTGTTCATTATTTAGCAACTATTTTTGTTCAAGTTCTTGAACTATTAAATTACTATATAAAATTTGTCAATTTCACTGTACGATCTTCTTGGTAAGAGACCCTAAACTGGCTAAAATGTAAGatttaatacatacatatcaaGGAAATTGAAATCTAATCAGATGTATTTAGTTAACAGTGTATTCTCGGTTGACGAACGCCCGGATAAAGAACATTTCACCTAAATAATACATTCTTTTTGTTGTGAAAAGTGGAAAATAAGGGAAATCCCAAGAATACATTATAGAACTGTGTAGACCATTATACAAAAGATGTATATTCCAAACTCTtcgttttttcattttaaaagtctcgaaacaaattcaatttcttgaaaaatatgtttaattttactttaaaCAAAAGCTGAAcctaaaatatgtatgtatattgttgAATTTTTGAGTTCTTGATAagtttaaatgcattttatgGTATCTTCTTTCAATaacaattcaaattaaacCATTTAAACCAGTTGCTGCCACTAATTCTGTTCGTTATCCGAGGATCCActgaatatataaatattgtgGTCAAAATTAGTcatgatattttatttttatattatattttatacaaattttgtcGTCAGTTAAATTAGTAATTTCCAACTGCCCCAACAGTATGCAATACTCTTTTTAACTGACTACTATACATATGTGCTCAATTAAGGGGAAAGGATGTGGAGGAGAATTCCCCACAAATACAAACTGGATATTCAAAGATCCCCCATAATCTATCTATTCTGTATCCGCTCCTGTTGTTATATACATTATAGCTagacaaacaaattaattgtaaaatatttaagcCAACTAATCAAATCTTTTAGGCTCAATAtaatacaagaaaaaaaattagaattcTTGAATTGAAAGTCTAAatctaaatacatatgtaaactATGCCCATGAACACATAATTATCCATTTAAAGCCTTAGAAAGATtctttttacactcaattgaGCCAACATGACGTATgagtaattttttgttaaagaTATTCAAATTTACCTATAAAAACTGAGTGTTGTAAATGAGTTTGACTTTGAAAAAGTATTATGTATGTAGATTTGAAAATCTTGCGCTATaacaataatattattattagcTAGGTCGCTATTATTCAATCAAATTAGATAAAACTACAGTGAAATTTCGAAAAATCCTACACAGAGCTTAAAAGTAGAGGATGGAAGAAGTCATTTACTTATTGTTTAATTCCTCAGTTTAAactttacaaaataaaaacccccTAGGGGGAATAACGTTAAATTGAAGtctttttattgaaatatgttaaaatatttcaacgaAGTGTTCTCCAATTTTCTTACTAAATAATCTctatattcttttttcttgGGCTGACTATGTCCTTAGTTATACATATTTGAGTTTTAGCTAAATGTAGCTTACATGGCGTATGAGTAATGTCTGGGGAAAACTCTTAAcatatttcaataattatttttgattgTCATTGAAGAACAGTCCACTctaatttacataaaaaatcATACGtacgtatgtgtgtatgtacatttgtatatgtatagtacATATTTATTGTCTATATTAAAGGTAAAAAGTTTGTTGCACATGGGGGGATTGCAGGGATTTTCCATTCAATTGGATTTTATcagtaataaaaaacacactcacactcacacacacacacactgacacacacatgcacacatatgtatgtatattggcaaTTTCTTTTTCTAAATGTTTGCCCTAGAAAATGTTACCTTGTTTCAATTATGAGGCTATTGTACTAGAGTATGTAAGTTGTCGTTTAGCTTTGATTAGCTGTAAGTTATTACACATACACAGTGCAATATTTATGCatgtagatacatacatacacactcacacgtTTACaattcacatacatacacatactaTATAGATGGAAGGCTATTTTGTTCAGAAATGAAACAACAAAGAATGAGCGAATAAGAATTATGCAGCCCACATTCCAGCACAGAGcgaaacacacacgcacacacacatatatgaaattttgtagggcaaatatatatttattgggCGCACTTGTATCAATAAATTGTCAACATTTTcacaaaaattggcaaaaatttgCAACATGCAACAAAGGAGTCGAACTCGAGCAAAGGAGTCGAACCAGTGAGTCGAACTCGAGCAAAGGAGTTCGAACTCGAGCAATGAGgtagacacacacatatggaGAACAACTGGAACTGGAACTTGCTATCATTTCGTCATCGaggaaaacaatttttcacaAACTCTGTAcactcacacgcacacacaaacaccagGGCAAATATGTTACCTTCAATTATCTTGGCAATAATTTACCTTTTttgcaaataattttattcttattcttttttttttagattttcttaaaacaaGACATACGAACGGAACATTGAAAGGGAACACTGACAGCAAGTCTGGTGTTGGAAAACGCAATTTTAAAGCAGTGTTGAAAACACTAGTTACTCATTTACTCATTTTAGGCGCATTTTTGAGAAACCAGTTCTGGATAACGTCGATAGATAAATTTCTTTTCAGCACTAGTGAATCGGGTGCaataattatttacaaaaaaaaaatatgagcTCTGGGGCAGTGCGTACGCCTGTGTCTCAGATTATCCACAACAAAGATGATCAGGATGCGGAGGAGGAACCGAAAAAGAAATCCCGCGAGGATTGGCGGAAGGCAAAGGAGCTAGAGGAGGCCCGTAAGGCAGGCACAGCACCAGCCGCCGTCGATGAAGAGGGACGAGATATTAATCCACATATCCCACAATATATATCAAATGCACCGTGGTACTATGGCTCGCAAGGGCCCACTCTCAAGCATCAGCGTCCACAGCACGAAGATGAGCGTGGCCAGTTGGATAAACGAGCACCCAAGGGCTTGGACACCACTCGTATAGTGACGAAATTTCGAAAGGGTGCTTGCGAAAATTGCGGCGCCATGTCTCACAAGAAGAAAGATTGCCTAGAGAGGCCGCGCAAGGTGCAGGCAAAGTACGCCGAGTCCATCGTGGTTCATGACGAACACATTGTGCATGATGCGTCGGTGAATTATGACGAGAAGCGAGATCGCTGGAGTTCTTACGATCCAGCCAATCACCGGGAGATTATTGAGGAGTATGAAAAAGTTGAAGAAGCCAAGCGTCAATTAAAAGCTGAAAAACTAAAGAATGGTATGTGTAAGAACACAAAGGTCTTGAATTGTTTGTCAATCCCATAATTTCTCCCTCGTCTCAGATCCCGATGCTGAAATCTCAGATGAAGATGGTAATGAAGACAAATATGTGGATGAGGTTGACATGCCGGGAACCAAAGTGGACTCCAAGCAGCGGATCACAGTACGGAATTTGCGCATTCGAGAGGATACTGCCAAATATCTGCGTAATCTGGATCCCAATTCGGCCTACTATGATCCCAAGACACGCTCTATGCGTGACAATCCCAATCCCAATGTTCCATCCGAGGAGTAAGTTGTCTGTATAATATCATTTCAGACTtattaaaaacataattttcaaCCCCTCAGAGCTGAATTTGCGGGAGAGAACTTTGTGCGCTTTTCTGGTGACACCACAGCCCAAGCAACTGCCCAATTGTTTGCCTGGGAGGCACATGGCAAAGGCGTTGATGTACATTTGCTTGCCGAGCCCACCAAGCTGGAACTGCTGCAGAAGGAGTATGAACAGAAGAAGGAACAATTCAAGTCAAGTGTAAGTTTGCCATCTTAATGTTAACTCTGGAATTATTAATTGTCaactttaattttattgcAGACAAAAACCCACATTGTAGAGAAATATGGCGGGGAAGAGCATCTTCAGGCGCCGCCCAAATCTCTTTTGCTGGCCCAGACCGAGGAATATATCGAGTATTCACGTAGCGGTAAAATCATTAAAGGTGTAGAGAAACCCAAAGCGCGTAGCATTTATGAGGAAGATGTCTATATCAATAATCATACAACGGTGTGGGGAAGTTTTTGGAATGCCGGCCGCTGGGGCTATAAGTGCTGCAAATCATTCATTAAAAACTCGTACTGTGTTGGCATGCAGGAACCGGAAGGGTTCTCGGAGCAAACATcttctgctgctgcagctgccgccgctgccccCACCACCAATACCACTAACGCTGTACATCTTGAAACTCAGTCGGAGGAAGCTGAACAGGCTCCCGTATCAGAAGTCGATTCGGCACCAAGTTCTGACTCTTCTTCTtcagaggaggaggaggaggtgcaAAAGCCCAGCAAGAAATCCAagaaaaaatcgaaaaaacgTGAAAAGAAAAGGAAGGCCAAGGAGCAACGTAAAaagaaatccaaaaacaaGGAGAAGGAAAAGGACAAAGAGAAGCTTGCGAAGCATAAACAGATACCTGATGAGGAGGTTGATGATCGCAAACGTCCCTACAACAGCATGTATGACATAAAAGCTCCCACCGAGGATGAAATCGAAGAATGGAAAAAGAAGCGGCCACGTGCCGAAGATCCTATGCTCCAATTTATGTAGtcttaaatttcaatttgtaaaTATAGCACTATAATAGGATAGGtataagtaaaaaaaaggttcgttttacataaaatacataaaatgaCGAAAGCAAATATCCCACGATGATGGTTGATGGATGATCATTTTTATTGTCTGGTTAAACGATCGCATATTGCTCATATAACAGTTCGCGTATTTTGTAATAATCTTCCGACAGACAACCCTCCATGGACACCTTTCCGGCGTCGATACGACGCAACGCCAATGTGTTATTGCTGCACCATAAAACGCCTCCGGAGAACTCAGAATTGATGTTGTTGCGCATTAGGATTTGTTTAAAGTCTGAGAGTTTCAATTCATTAATCAGGACCGAATTGTGTACGGGTATCTCATCCTCTTCAAGCGTCTCCAGTGTGAGAGTTTGTCCCTCTTGTATTGATACCTCCTGTTCGGTGGGATTGGTGGCTCCATCGATGGCTTTCAAGCGCATGCCCAAGCGTCCATCCACCCAGGCTACTTCTGCGTTCTTTGCCTTCTGGAATTGCAACTGGGAGACTAGACCCTCAGTAAGACGCACCTGATAAATGTGTATCTCTGTGGTTACATCGATAATTTCGCCCTTGTTTGGCGTAAAGACGCGGGCGCCCACATTCTGTTCACAATGCCTGGCCACCGCTTTGGTGCCTTCGGCTGTGCCATGGACAACAATCACACGACGTGGCCTGAGCTGAGATAGAATTTTTAGCATTGATTCTCCATCGGAACGTCCCTCGAAATCAATACGCTGGATTTGGGCATTAACCTCAATGGTTTTACGCTGATTAATCAGCTTAGTGGGTTTCTCTAACAATTGGACATCGGTGTCCATATCACCATTGGCATGTTGCTGCTGGTCTTGCTGACCGCCTCCAGGTTCTTCCTTTTTTACgttctctttgttttgttcCTCTGCGGGCAAGTAATCATAGCCGCCAAGGTCGGCAATGCGATAATCATCCAAATTGATTATTTCGCCATATTCATCATATTTGATCTTTTCCTCGTGATAGGGAAACATTACATGATGACGCTTGTTGGATTTAAAGAAACCGGATGTATGACGACCTTCTGGACGAACTACAATATCATGCTTGCCCGTAATCACACTCATCTCGATATCATCCTCGGACTCGGAGCTGCTTTCCTCTTCCACATCTGGCTTAATAATCAAAGGATTCAGCTTTTCGCCCTGTGTACGTAGATATTCCTCCAGCTCGGGACCTTCTAATTCCACACGTCGTCGCACATCAAGTTCAATTTTCCTGCCAGGCACTGCATTCTCCACGAGCTCCATGGCCAGAGATCCAGGTGAGGTGCGAGTTGTAAATATAATACTATTATTGGGATTGGCAGCCCACTGAACAAACAGATCTCGCGTAAAGCCACTCTCCATATCTGGAGTACTGGCAAGGACTACCTTGGGCCCAGCCGGTAGCTTAAATACATCTGCCAGAGAGTGGCATAGATTAATGTGCTTGAACTGGAACGGATTGTTGCGGGCACCTTCGAAAGCCTTCGTCAGCTTATCGCTCATCCACTCGATTTGAGATTTTGCAAACTCGATCACATTATAGCTTACGTTATTAAGCAACGCAAGCGAGTATGCCATCAGACCTGATTCTTTATTCTTCCACAGCTGATCCAGCATGTGGGCCAGCTCCAGGACACGTCCGGCCGTGTCTACGGCAATCAAAACGTTGCCATTATTTCTCACAGTCTG is a window encoding:
- the LOC6649805 gene encoding protein kinase C isoform X2, translating into MIKPKPKQKWNTLWPSIRSSKNALDSIVVAVPCVGVFIRSMDTSLWQHFYVSPPFVRIAVNLFVCTLVVHKKCHLSVVSKCPGMRDEKQPKVEEVPAGQRFNVNVPHRFVVHSYKRFTFCDHCGSLLYGLIKQGLQCETCYMNVHKRCQKNVANTCGINTKQMAEILSSLGISPDKQGQQPRRSKYLNQQGGEDNYGASLGADGDNVPGASFRSSNLSGDSLATSTTTLTSGYNSSSCMSLAVGAGGPGDTRPGKCSLLDFNFIKVLGKGSFGKVMLAEKKGTDEIYAIKVLKKDAIIQDDDVDCTMTEKRILALAANHPFLTALHSCFQTPDRLFFVMEYVNGGDLMFQIQKARRFEAARAAFYAAEVTLALQFLHTHGVIYRDLKLDNILLDQEGHCKLADFGMCKEGIMNGVLTTTFCGTPDYIAPEILKEQEYGASVDWWALGVLMYEMMAGQPPFEADNEDELFDSIMHDDVLYPVWLSREAVSILKGFLTKNPEQRLGCTGDENEIRKHPFFNKLDWKELEKRNIKPPFRPKMKNPRDANNFDAEFTKEDPILTPIGNEVIRCINQDEFAGFSFVNPKFGPERKVY
- the LOC6649805 gene encoding protein kinase C isoform X1, with the protein product MFTGKLQIKVCEATGLRPTDFQKRHNLTFGKLADEQLIDPYVSIDVDESHFDRSTTRAKTFDPVWNEQFVHDVTNAHNINLTVFHDAALPPDDFVSNCVIPFEDLMQNEASVLDLWVNLEPQGQIHVIIELKNRNDQAKAEAEVEHTVAVNKEFKERAGFNRRRGAMRRRVHQVNGHKFMATFLRQPTFCSHCREFIWGIGKQGYQCQVCTLVVHKKCHLSVVSKCPGMRDEKQPKVEEVPAGQRFNVNVPHRFVVHSYKRFTFCDHCGSLLYGLIKQGLQCETCYMNVHKRCQKNVANTCGINTKQMAEILSSLGISPDKQGQQPRRSKYLNQQGGEDNYGASLGADGDNVPGASFRSSNLSGDSLATSTTTLTSGYNSSSCMSLAVGAGGPGDTRPGKCSLLDFNFIKVLGKGSFGKVMLAEKKGTDEIYAIKVLKKDAIIQDDDVDCTMTEKRILALAANHPFLTALHSCFQTPDRLFFVMEYVNGGDLMFQIQKARRFEAARAAFYAAEVTLALQFLHTHGVIYRDLKLDNILLDQEGHCKLADFGMCKEGIMNGVLTTTFCGTPDYIAPEILKEQEYGASVDWWALGVLMYEMMAGQPPFEADNEDELFDSIMHDDVLYPVWLSREAVSILKGFLTKNPEQRLGCTGDENEIRKHPFFNKLDWKELEKRNIKPPFRPKMKNPRDANNFDAEFTKEDPILTPIGNEVIRCINQDEFAGFSFVNPKFGPERKVY
- the LOC26529872 gene encoding pre-mRNA-splicing factor Slu7; translation: MSSGAVRTPVSQIIHNKDDQDAEEEPKKKSREDWRKAKELEEARKAGTAPAAVDEEGRDINPHIPQYISNAPWYYGSQGPTLKHQRPQHEDERGQLDKRAPKGLDTTRIVTKFRKGACENCGAMSHKKKDCLERPRKVQAKYAESIVVHDEHIVHDASVNYDEKRDRWSSYDPANHREIIEEYEKVEEAKRQLKAEKLKNDPDAEISDEDGNEDKYVDEVDMPGTKVDSKQRITVRNLRIREDTAKYLRNLDPNSAYYDPKTRSMRDNPNPNVPSEEAEFAGENFVRFSGDTTAQATAQLFAWEAHGKGVDVHLLAEPTKLELLQKEYEQKKEQFKSSTKTHIVEKYGGEEHLQAPPKSLLLAQTEEYIEYSRSGKIIKGVEKPKARSIYEEDVYINNHTTVWGSFWNAGRWGYKCCKSFIKNSYCVGMQEPEGFSEQTSSAAAAAAAAPTTNTTNAVHLETQSEEAEQAPVSEVDSAPSSDSSSSEEEEEVQKPSKKSKKKSKKREKKRKAKEQRKKKSKNKEKEKDKEKLAKHKQIPDEEVDDRKRPYNSMYDIKAPTEDEIEEWKKKRPRAEDPMLQFM
- the LOC6649806 gene encoding probable cleavage and polyadenylation specificity factor subunit 2, translating into MTSIIKLHTISGAMDESPPCYILQIDDVRILLDCGWDEKFDANFIRDLKRQVHTLDAVLLSHPDAYHLGALPYLVGKLGLNCPIYATIPVFKMGQMFMYDLYMSHFNMGDFDLFSLDDVDTAFEKITQLKYNQTVSLKGKGYGISITPLNAGHMIGGTIWKIVKVGEEDIVYATDFNHKKERHLSGCELERLQRPSLLITDAYNALYQQARRRARDEKLMTNILQTVRNNGNVLIAVDTAGRVLELAHMLDQLWKNKESGLMAYSLALLNNVSYNVIEFAKSQIEWMSDKLTKAFEGARNNPFQFKHINLCHSLADVFKLPAGPKVVLASTPDMESGFTRDLFVQWAANPNNSIIFTTRTSPGSLAMELVENAVPGRKIELDVRRRVELEGPELEEYLRTQGEKLNPLIIKPDVEEESSSESEDDIEMSVITGKHDIVVRPEGRHTSGFFKSNKRHHVMFPYHEEKIKYDEYGEIINLDDYRIADLGGYDYLPAEEQNKENVKKEEPGGGQQDQQQHANGDMDTDVQLLEKPTKLINQRKTIEVNAQIQRIDFEGRSDGESMLKILSQLRPRRVIVVHGTAEGTKAVARHCEQNVGARVFTPNKGEIIDVTTEIHIYQVRLTEGLVSQLQFQKAKNAEVAWVDGRLGMRLKAIDGATNPTEQEVSIQEGQTLTLETLEEDEIPVHNSVLINELKLSDFKQILMRNNINSEFSGGVLWCSNNTLALRRIDAGKVSMEGCLSEDYYKIRELLYEQYAIV